DNA from Nocardioides seonyuensis:
GCCGGTCGCCATCACCTTGTTGTCGGCGTCGACGAAGACCACGTGCGGCTGGTGCTCCTTGGCCTCGGCGGTCTCCATCTGGCCGTAGCCGATCAGGATCACGACGTCGCCGGGATGCACGAGGCGCGCCGCGGCTCCGTTGATGCCGATGACGCCCGAGCCGCGCTCGCCGGCGATCGTGTAGGTCTCGAGTCGCGCGCCGTTGGTGACGTCGACGATGTGGACCAGCTCGCCGGGCAGCAGGTCGGCCGCCTCGAGCAGGTCCTTGTCGACCGTCACCGACCCGACGTAGTGGAGGTCCGCCTGGGTCACGGTGGCCC
Protein-coding regions in this window:
- the panD gene encoding aspartate 1-decarboxylase, whose amino-acid sequence is MLRTMMKSKIHRATVTQADLHYVGSVTVDKDLLEAADLLPGELVHIVDVTNGARLETYTIAGERGSGVIGINGAAARLVHPGDVVILIGYGQMETAEAKEHQPHVVFVDADNKVMATGYDPAETFGDPTLQRGDLVTR